From the genome of Actinomycetota bacterium, one region includes:
- a CDS encoding YebC/PmpR family DNA-binding transcriptional regulator, translating into MSGHSKWSSIKHKKGAADAKRGQLFSKLSRAITVAAKEGGGDPTGNATLATAIQKAKDNSMPKDNIERAIAKGAGGGEGANYETIMYEGYGPAGVAVLVEAMTDNRNRTAADIRNIFSRTNGKLGETGTVAWIFERKGSIVVDAGATDEDTLMTVAIDAGAEDVTQDENIYEIVTDPSDFMAVREALEAAGIPFTSAELAMLPKNTVQLEMSDAKKMLRLMDALEESDDVQEVHANFDISEEILEALA; encoded by the coding sequence GTGTCCGGACATTCCAAATGGTCATCGATCAAGCACAAGAAGGGCGCAGCCGACGCCAAGCGCGGCCAGCTCTTCTCCAAACTCTCCCGCGCCATCACCGTGGCCGCCAAGGAGGGCGGCGGCGATCCCACCGGTAACGCCACCCTGGCCACCGCTATCCAGAAGGCCAAGGACAACTCGATGCCCAAGGACAACATCGAGCGCGCCATCGCCAAGGGCGCCGGCGGCGGCGAGGGCGCCAACTACGAGACGATCATGTATGAGGGTTACGGACCCGCGGGCGTCGCGGTCCTGGTCGAGGCCATGACCGACAACCGCAACCGCACGGCGGCCGACATCCGCAACATCTTCAGCCGCACCAACGGCAAGCTGGGGGAGACCGGCACCGTCGCCTGGATCTTCGAGCGCAAGGGCTCGATCGTCGTCGACGCCGGCGCCACCGATGAGGACACGCTTATGACCGTCGCCATCGACGCCGGCGCCGAGGATGTCACCCAGGACGAAAACATTTACGAGATCGTCACCGATCCCTCCGATTTCATGGCCGTTCGCGAGGCGCTCGAGGCCGCGGGCATACCTTTTACGTCCGCCGAGCTTGCTATGCTGCCAAAGAATACAGTTCAGCTGGAAATGAGCGACGCCAAGAAGATGCTCAGGCTCATGGACGCGCTCGAGGAGAGCGACGACGTCCAGGAAGTGCACGCCAACTTCGACATCAGCGAAGAGATACTCGAAGCACTGGCCTAG
- the ruvC gene encoding crossover junction endodeoxyribonuclease RuvC produces MTETPQLILGLDPGTAVTGWGVIEHLGDKSRLVAHGTIVTSARDPAHERLQQIYHGVLDVIDEYHPSAAAVEELFGGVNIKVALAVGQARGVIVLACAERGIKPADYTPLRIKQAVVGYGRATKVQVQQMVKVLLALPKVPTPDHAADALGVAICHAHSAKVGKLIKAGSQESS; encoded by the coding sequence TTGACCGAAACGCCACAATTGATTCTCGGCCTCGACCCCGGCACGGCGGTCACGGGCTGGGGCGTCATCGAGCACCTGGGTGACAAGTCGCGGCTGGTGGCCCATGGCACCATCGTCACCTCCGCCAGGGATCCCGCCCACGAACGGCTGCAGCAGATCTATCACGGAGTTCTCGATGTCATCGACGAATACCACCCGTCCGCGGCCGCCGTCGAGGAACTCTTTGGCGGCGTCAATATAAAGGTCGCCCTGGCAGTGGGGCAGGCGCGCGGAGTCATCGTGCTGGCCTGCGCCGAGCGCGGCATCAAACCCGCCGATTACACGCCCCTGAGGATCAAGCAGGCGGTCGTCGGTTACGGCCGCGCCACCAAGGTCCAGGTGCAGCAGATGGTGAAGGTGCTGCTGGCTCTGCCCAAGGTGCCCACGCCCGACCACGCCGCCGACGCGCTCGGGGTCGCCATCTGCCACGCCCATTCAGCAAAAGTCGGCAAGCTGATCAAAGCCGGCTCCCAGGAATCATCATGA
- a CDS encoding Fic family protein, with translation MTTFMDPERYKKSTGRLIKTGRGKAAYWAFIPEPLPPALFLNARMVRNLSRADHALGELAGLGRALPNPHLLIGPFMRKEAALSSRIEGTESSVTDIYAYEAGQLAFPETKPPEADVREVLNYVRAMEYGLERRKKLPISLRFLRELHERLMDGVRGGHATPGEFRRSQNWIGSPGCSLNEATYVPPPVDEMKTALAELEKYLHEENTFPPLVRLAFIHYQFEVIHPFLDGNGRIGRLLTSLLLVHWNLLPLPLLYLSAFFERNRSDYYSLLLGVSEKGGWEDWINFFLTGVEVQSMDAIERAKALNDLQADWRQRLAKARASALLPRLADSLFQAPVITVPHAQKVLDVTYRSAKLNIKKLEEADILKEVGSAARNKIFVAFEILEIVQDN, from the coding sequence ATGACTACCTTTATGGACCCCGAGCGCTATAAAAAAAGCACAGGACGCCTCATAAAGACAGGCAGAGGAAAAGCTGCCTACTGGGCTTTCATTCCCGAACCTCTTCCTCCTGCTCTTTTTCTCAATGCTCGCATGGTACGAAATCTGTCGCGGGCTGACCATGCTTTAGGCGAATTGGCTGGCCTGGGTCGCGCTCTGCCCAATCCCCACCTGCTGATAGGCCCGTTCATGAGGAAAGAGGCGGCGCTGTCTTCACGTATAGAGGGAACTGAGTCCAGCGTAACCGACATATACGCATACGAAGCCGGTCAGCTGGCTTTTCCAGAGACCAAGCCTCCAGAAGCAGATGTGCGGGAAGTTCTGAATTATGTCCGTGCGATGGAGTATGGATTGGAGCGCCGGAAGAAATTACCAATCAGTCTCCGTTTTCTTCGTGAACTGCATGAACGGCTCATGGATGGGGTTCGAGGCGGTCATGCGACACCGGGTGAATTTCGCCGGAGCCAAAACTGGATCGGCAGCCCGGGCTGCTCCTTGAACGAAGCAACTTACGTTCCTCCGCCGGTTGATGAAATGAAAACGGCGCTGGCTGAATTGGAAAAATATTTGCACGAGGAAAATACATTTCCTCCATTGGTCAGGCTAGCGTTCATTCATTATCAGTTTGAAGTGATACATCCTTTTCTAGACGGTAATGGCCGCATAGGGCGCCTTTTGACATCTCTCTTATTAGTTCATTGGAATCTACTGCCCCTGCCTCTTCTGTATTTAAGCGCATTTTTTGAGAGAAATCGGAGCGACTATTATTCGTTGTTGCTCGGCGTAAGTGAGAAAGGCGGCTGGGAAGATTGGATAAACTTCTTTCTCACCGGCGTGGAAGTGCAATCGATGGATGCTATCGAGCGGGCTAAGGCTCTTAACGATCTGCAAGCGGATTGGAGGCAGCGCCTGGCTAAGGCAAGAGCTTCAGCACTTCTTCCGAGGTTAGCGGACAGCTTGTTTCAAGCACCGGTTATCACCGTACCTCATGCGCAAAAGGTCCTCGATGTAACATACCGAAGCGCCAAGCTGAATATAAAAAAGCTGGAAGAGGCAGACATTTTAAAAGAAGTCGGCTCGGCGGCGAGGAATAAGATATTCGTGGCTTTTGAGATATTGGAAATTGTGCAGGATAATTAG